The genomic stretch CGTGCAGCCCACAATATGAGTCTTATCCATGATCTTTTTGGTTCACTCCAGCGTGATAACCATGATGTCAAAGGAAGAAAAGCTAGCGGCATTCGTAAGGATTTTGCTCAGGTTATTGCACAGACCCAAAAAGACCTTAATGAAATCCATTATTATGTTGTCCAGCTCTGGCATCGGTTTGAGGGAAAATTTCGAGAGATTGAGGCAGCTATCAATACAGCCCCAGGAGACCCAGCTACAAAAGCTCGCTTTCTTGAACACCAAAGAACGTCGATGAGAGGGTTACGTGACACCTTGTTTGTCCAGGCAAAACGCTTGCGAAATGAGTTTGTCCTTCAGTTCCCACAGCCACGAGCAGTAAAACTTCAGGGACTACAACGATTACAGGATGAATGGAAGAGAGGTAGTAAATCAACTCTGGCCATTGCTCGAAAGGCAGGAATTTCTGAAAGTAAAAAGCAACCCGCTCCCAAAGAGCTTCCAAAAGAACTCCCAGGAGAGCGTGCTGCATGACCTCTATGCAACATGATCTGATGAGGTTATGAGATACTTTACTCACTTTTGGAAAAATCCTTACTCGTGAATCTCATAGCGGAGGATAGCAGCAATTCTGCCGATATCACGAAGTTGGATACCTTCTCGTGTTTCTGTTGAAATGATCTTTACCACTGTCCCTAATTTTTTTGCCTCTTCTTCAAATTTTTCCATCAATTGCTCATCAAGCTCTTCAGATAAAAGCAAGGTATCAACCGTTCCGTTCTGAACATGCTGCATGGTTTCTTGCTCACCGTAAACAACCATGCCTGGTTTTGTAGCAAGCAATAGAAGAAACTTTCCAACGAGTTTCTTTTCTTCTATTACTTCTTCTTGAGCAAGCACATCTTCACATCTCTCCAATAACTCTTGCAAGCCAAATGATCCTGTGTAGCTTAAATCTTTGATAGCGATGATCTTCTTCTTTAAATCATTCGTGATAAAATCTCCATCAACAAAATCGTACTTTGTTGGTCCTGGTCCTCCGACCAGAATTCCTTTGAGATTTTCTTTTTTGAAAAACTCTTCGGTCATCATTCTACCGATCTTTTTGTAAAACTCTTTTGCAGCATCTTCTCGTAGCCTCATAAATCGCGCAGAAGATTGTCCACCTGCCCTAGTTTTTCCTGGCACATTTGATTTGGTAGAGGCAACAGGAATAATACTTTTCCCTTTAAGGTATGCCAAATCACCTTCTCTTCTATCCATGACGACCATGGCATAGAGTTCTTTAGCTTCCAACATCTCGCGAAGCAAGTCTAATTGAAATTCCTTGTCACAGCGATAGATACGAGTTTTCAAGGGTATGGGAGGTTCGATGCTCCACACCCGAAAATCCTGTTGTCCCTCTCGCTCTGTCACGTTCCCTGAAAATACCGCTAGCCCGTGCAGAGGTGTCCTTCCAACAACTCTAAGATGTTGAATCATTCTTTCGAGTGCATCAGTAACATTTTTCCTGGTTGCAGATGATTTTATGTTGCTTGCTGTTCCCTGTTCCTGTGCAAGATGATTCATGATCTTATTCATATCATATCCTTCAGGGACATAGACTGAAACAAACTCAGTATGCCTTCCTTTATGTTTTTCGAGTTCCTTGATAAATTTTTTCAGTTCGTATTGTTGTTGACTAGTGAGTGACATAATTAAGAACGAGAATCTTTCTTATTTATAAAAGCTTGTATAAAAATCCTCTCTTTGTACTCTTTTTTTATCTAGTACATTATCGTTGGTGGTGGTACCAACTTGTGCTTATTTTTTTGGATTAAGCCAACAACATGCTCAACCAAGGTTTGAGCAAACCCTACTGCAATAATTGCTTTCGTCTGTTTTCCTTCTTCAATAAGCTGTAGAATTTTATCAATAACAGCATACTCTGCCTTTAAGTCATCCTTATCAATTTGCCCTGGAAAGAGCTCTGCTGTCGGTACTTTCGTAATGATCGGTGGAGGAAGTTTCAGATATGTTGCCAAAGCAATTACTTCAGTTTTGTACAAACTTCCAATAACTTCAAGATCAACAGCACCATCTCCATACTTCGTGAAATAGCCTAACATCAATTCACTTTTATTACTCGTACCAATCACGAGGCTGTTCGTACTGTTTGCATAGTTGTAGAGCAGTACGGCTCGTATCCGTGATTTTGTATTCGCCAGTGCAAGTGGTGATGATTTCCATGCTACTGTTGTGAAGGCTTTGAGAAAAGGATTAATGGGCTGTATGTGGTGAGTTGCTTTCAATAGATGACAGAGTTTTTCTGCATCTCGGATGTTCTGAACATTCGTTAATCCTTCCTCAGGCATGAGTAGTCCAGTGACATTTTCAGGACCAAGCGCATCAACCACGAGTTTACAGGAGAGGGAACTATCAATGCCACCACTCAGGCCTATGACTGCTTTTTTGTGCTTATGCTGATTAAAATACGTACGTATATTTCTGATGAGATTTTGATAAACTTTTTTTTCATCCATGGCTACCAGAAGAAGAAAATACAAAGGCCATATAAAGGTTTCTTAGTGCTTAGTGCTATATTCCTGGAACGCGGAAGGACAATGCTACCAATCGGTACTGGCTTTCATCAACGGGTTTTGAAGTAATAACGACGTAGTCAAGATCATTACGTAGAGCATTCTCTCTTGCTGAAGAATCACCTCTACTTTCGTAGATTTGCTTAACTTGGGGATCAAAAGCATTATTCACGAGAGTATCGTAGAATGATCGTACTCCTTGTTCCAAAGGAGTAGTTTCATTCGAAAGTGGCTCGCTCACCGCAAGGCCATACTTCCACTCAGTAATTGGAGGAAGATTTATTCGTAGTGAGTCAGGCAATAATTGTTGGGCAGCATCAAAATAGGATCTGAACGCTGGTGAATCATGAACCTGTTGAGCAATACTCTCCTGATAGGTCTTATCACCACCTTTCTCAGCCGGACGCAACCTCTCAAGATTGAGGGAATTTCCAAGCTCTGGATCATAGAATCCGCCAATACGTGCATACCCGTCATTTCGGAACACATAATGAGGGCTTGTTTCTGGAATTTCTTGAGGAGGATAGTGAAGATTAAGCTGAGTACTTGCTTCTCTTTTTGCTCCTTCTTCTTGGCGTGGAGTGGCACATGCTTGTGAGCTTGTAGTTAAAAGACCAGCCAACAATAGCCATGTTTTTTTGTCCATTTTGTCTATAGTGAGTAGTAATTAAACTACCATTTATAAAATTATTGGAAAAATCATTCTTTGATGATCCATTCATATTCTATTTTGACAGGAACCATCACGCTCGTTGCATCAATCGGTGCGTCTTGTGTAAAACTTGAATCTGGTTCAGTAAACGAAGCCTGAAAAATGGGTCTATAGATAGTCTCTGTTCGTGGAGGATTTGTCTCAGTGGAGAGTTTGAGATACAATGCCTGTTCTTCTGGCGTAACCGGTTGACCATCTAAGGAGAGAATGCCACCTTTTCCCTCCCACCGTGAGTTCGTGAATATGCGAAAATGCTCAAACTCTCTGCCAGATTGCGTCTGTTTGAGTGTTTTGAGAACAAAATCACGAGGTACATCAAAGGTATGAGTCACATAATAATCAGCAGGTAATACTGGTCTTGGGTAAAAACTTCTGCTTTGCCAATAGGCATTCTCAATCGTTGCCCGCAGGGTAGCAAAGTCCCGTTGGGTAGCTTTATACTCGTTGTAATACTTAAGAGGAAGGAGCGCAGCATCGTAAACCGTTAAAAACATTGGCTTTTCACCGTAATAAGTATATCCAGACGTTGGGCTTGTATGGAGATGATCATTAACCGTGGCCCCATGACGTGGTTTCAACCCTTGCTCATCTACGAACGAGATAGGATTGTTTAAGGCATAGACATATTTGTTTAAGGTTTGGGGATTGGTTAATTGACCTTCCCACACATCAACACTAATAAATCGTCCAGCAGAAGGAAGATAATAGCGCTGGCCGTAGTAGTAGAGACCAGTATCCTTGTCCTGTTCTTTTCCGGTATACAATAATCGTGATGCTTCGCTGTGCTCGCGAAGGACTTCACCAAAGGGATAATATTCGATGGATGTTTTTACTGTTCCTCTTTCATCTGTCCGTAGAGAAACGCTGTTCAGATGATCACCATGAATATAACGGTAATTATTATCCTGGTCGATCTCGGCAAGTAAACTTGATCCAATGACATAAAACGTAGAGGTGTTCTTACTTACACTTTCTTGTCGATATTCATTGCTTTGTGTATCAATTTTTGCTGATTCTTGCTCAGGTTGATCATCCTGATACTGGATTTCTCGAGTAATTGGTTGGACTATAGATGTATCTGGCAATGGTTCCTTTTCCGGTGAGGTATTATCCTGCAATGATTCATTATCTTCTGGAATATTTATTACTACTATGCCTCTGTCTTGTGGTGAGCTGTTTGTACTATTCTTAGACAACTGAGTGGTCTGGGTTATTAGTAGTGGAGATTTTTTTGCCCAAACATTCATAACTAAAAGAAATCCAAGAACAATGATTAAGAGAAAAAATGTCAGTATCCGCTTTTGATAATTACTTCGCATAGAACCTTTCCTCTAATCTTTGGTTACCCTTTGGATCATAGTAGGCTATTGTTTCATTGACAATGACCAACTTGATGCATTGACCATTGCTATTGAGACGCATTGTTTGGTCATTACAGCATCCACATTCTAGAGCATTACAGATAATATACTCTTGAGGATCATCACCACAACAACCCCAATTTCCCTTAGCGCTATATTCACCAACATTGGTAGTACCACTCGTTAGCCACCTGAATGAAGTATTGCACGTAGAACAGAAACTTACTGTTGGATTTTCAGGATCGCCACTAAAGTAATCACAGTCGTACCATATGCCGGAATCACGGCAGAATGTTTGTGTATCATTACCTGTCCCATATTGAGAGAGGTTTACGGTATAACCCTTACCTGAGGCATAGCATGATCCACCAAGAATGCAATCACGGTAGGTATCACAGCAGGCACTCTCGGAATTATTAATGATTGCTCGCGGATCGTAGGTTCCTTCCTCGGAAAAGCCATAGACAAAAGAGTCCCATGCCTCTTGACTATCATCACCACAACATGAGGGATTGTATGATCCTTCTTCAACACGAGCATCATCCCACCGATATTCTTCTCGATAACAGCTGCCATTACACTGCATCATGGTATAGCTGTCACAGATGTCCTTATCAAGATCCCCAGGATAGGTTGCCGTGTATAATAGGTCCTTTCCTGAATAGATGTAGTGAGTCAGTCCAGCAGCGTCAATTTTACGAGTTCTTTTCCCCATGTAGTCGTACGTATACACGTTTTTTCGTGGAACACTGGTGTCAAGTTGCACGCTCGCTAGTTGGTTTTTAGGGTTATAGAGATAATCCTCTGCACGATAGAGTGCATTTATTGGTCCGGGAGTTAGTTGGATTTCATCACAGGAGAAGTTTCCTCCATTGCTTCCGAAGGTAAAACAACTCAAGCGTATCCGTGTATCATTCTGTCCGGTCATAAAAGTAACATTTATCCGTTTCCATGGATTATTTCCTGAGGGAATGGTTGTAGAACCAATCAACGTTCCCCAGTTTCCTTGGGGAGTGACGGTCCATATTCCTATCCCGGTATTTCCTGTTGTTCCTGCATTTTTTACCCACCCGCTCGCGGTGTAGTTCGAGCGAGGCAGGACATCAATATCTTGATAAATATGGACGTTTTTCGTACTAAGTCCACGTGCAGTTATGCTTGCCTCACCGCGTGTTTTATCCTCACTATTTATGATAAACGATTCTGTTCCTGCCCAGCCCGTTGTTTTCCAGTTAGCAATTGCTGCTCCAGCACCTTGCCATGATTCTCTGTAGTACACTTCAAAACTCGGATTTGCAACGAGATTAAAGGAACTAAGGGTGATCATGTTACCTGCTGCATCATAACTGTAGTAGCTTGCACCATCAAAGCGAAGGCGGCTTGTATTACTGGTATATTCATAGACTCGTTCTGGCGTCATACCTTCCTGCATCCTCCCTCTATTTCCCAGCGCATCGTAATCATAGGCCACATTAGGCATAAATCCACGGTAGCCGGTTACTTTAGTTAATCGATAAAGATCGTCGTAGCTGTACTGTGCAAGCTCTTGGAGCTGTTGTGTATCATTGTACAAGTCAACAATGTTCCCAACACCATCGTAGTTGTAGGATCGCTTGAAGAGTGAAGTGGCGTCTTTTTTCGTATCAATGCTCTTGAGCCAATTGCGTGGATAGTAGGTGTAAAGGCTCTGTACACCATGAGGATAGGTAAGATTACGAACATTTTCTGATGCATCGTAGGCATAGGTGAATTGACGTCCATCAATGGTTATGTTCCTGAGATGGTTCAACGCATCAAAATCATACGTCATATTCTGTTGCGCTTTTCCGTCATCGAAAGCCAGACGTATGATGTTATCTGATGGATCATAGGTATAGTCGAGGGTATACTGCCGATTATCAACGGCCATTTGTTTTCGAATAACTCTTCCCCGTTTATCATATTTGAGTTCAGTGGTTCCTCCATCATCGATGACCTTGCACAATCTTCCCAAGGAATATGATTTGTATAATCCCGAGCGGTCGCTTCGATAGGTACAGGAAGGATCATTATCATAGAGGTAGGTTATTTCTGCATTTCCGTCGCTTAAGTAATCAACCGTAACTAGCCTATCAAGGGCATCATAATGATCGGAGGTGTTCGTACCCTGTGCATTTATTTCCCACTGGATATTTCCATTGTCATCGTAGCTATAATACTTTATTCCACCATCACGGTACTGTGCTCCAACCATTCGCGAAAGACTGTCGTACGTCTTTGTTGATAACATGATGCTCTGTAGGGGAGCAATACCACACCGAGCAGGAATGCTAAAGGGATTTGGATTTACCTGTTCCCAATCATCATCTTGGTTGGTATCCAGATCAACACAAATTCTTTGAAACGAATCATCCTCGGAGCTTTCGCTTTCAAGCATCCATCCGCTATACTGGCAATTTCCATTCTGCACCTGCTCATAACCTACACCATCAACAAAATTTCCTTCTGGTGTATACAGATTAACACAATCACCTTGATTATTCAGCTCGATGGTTGTCTCATCATCGGGTTGCTTCCCAAACCGTGCAACAAAATCCTGACGGTTCTCGGCAATGAGAAATATCTCTCCAGGAGACAGTGTTCGTGCAGTTGTAATCGTATCTCGTCCATCTTTATCCTCAAGAATCCACCGATCTAGACTTACAGAAGTCTCACCTGCATTATAGATCTCTATAAATTCCTCCTCTCCTCCTGAGGCGCTTAGATTCCCTATCGGATCATAGAATATTTCACTTACGAGCAATCGTGTCGAAGCTAAAGGAAAAGTCATGCTGACATTGAGAAGATTTCCTTGACTATCATAGCCATAGGCAGTGGAGGCATTTGTCTGATCGACATAGCGTACTAAACGACCAAACACATCAGAAAAAGTGTTCGTGTTGTTATTATTTTCATCCTTGATCGTGACTTGGTACAAGTTATCCGCCTTTTGTTTACGCTCACATCCTGCATCCTCACACCATGCCAGCTGTTGCTGTTCACAGGCTGCAATTGTTCCTGCACATCCATAAAAGTGTGGAGGAATTCCAGTATACATCGCTGCACAGTTTTTTACACCAATGCAGGTTTCTTCGTCAAAAATTGAGCTGCATGATTGCGATGAAGTTCCCCCACAGTAGGTATTGCCACTATAGGTATAATCAACATAAGCGTCACTTTCCTCATCGATAGGAACCACAACTTCCTTCCGTGCTAAGGGGTCTTTGGCATAACCAATCAGATGTGCATATGCTTTTCCTTCCTGCTCATAATACGGCAGTACTGATTCTTTGACGAGCCCACGTTTATCATAATAATCCTCAGACCACACATCATTAAGACTGTTGTCAATTCGTGTAGCATTCTTTCTTCCAAGCGTATCATAATAACTATTGATCTCATAGATTTTGTTCTGCAACTGGTGCTGAGCCCGTATCCAATTTGGTTGATATTGGTACATGAATCGTGTTGACCATGAAGCATACTCTGGTTTAGTTATGTTACTGAGTCGGCCAAAAGAATCGTATTGATAGCTTGTTTGTTGTTCATTGGCATCTACGAAAGAAATCAGGTTACCCCAATTGTCGTAGCCGTATTTTTCGGTTACTATTGGTGTTATCCCATCATCATCGTCTCTTTGGATGCAGGTAAGATAGGTATTCTCCAATGGACTTCCTTGCTGATTGTCACATTCCTGATTCGTGTCACTGTAAAAGTATCGTGTGATAAACCCTCTTGGGTTAATCTCTTGGAGCAGATGCCCGTAGACATTATACTGGTTGGTGTATTTGATCACCAGTTGGTTGCTGAACAACGCATTGCCCGTGCAAAGACTATCTCCGGTTCCTCCATAGGTAATAAGATCACAGCTGCTTACATTCTTGCAACGAGTAGAAATCTTTGGTTGCCAATAGCCACCAAAAAGATCATAGCAGGTTTTTCCAAAGCTTGTCCGTTTATTGCCATTGGTGAATGTTTCGATTTTATGGGGATAGTTCCAGAGATGGCTCTGTCGCATTGTTCGATAAGCATCTCCTGCCTCATAAGCGAATTGCGTTTTTGTTTCGTGGAGGGTTCCATCTGAATTGTAACGGAGAATCTGTTCAGGCTGCCCGGTTAATTCATCATAGATGTATGTCGTACGTGCAGGAACATCCTCTTGACGATTGATGGTTTCATTGGTTGGGATCCATGAGGCCTTCGGAAAATGGTACTGCGGATCAATACGATGGATCTGCATCCATGCATTGTCGAGACGGTAGGTGTAGGTTGTTTCTCCAACGAGATATCCATTTGGTGCATACTGCTGCATACGTTTTAATAACCCTCGTTTATCGCTAGTATCAACGTCTCCATTATAGCGTTTGCTTGTGGGAAGTGAATCCCATCCTGAAATCAGATCACAGCCACTTTTGTTGTCATTGTCCAGACATTCAAGGTCATGGCCCCATGGTTCAGTAGGAATAGTGTCCTTCCAGGTACCGCCACAGAGATAATCTAAATCATCCCATCCATTCACAAAGAAGAAAAATGCGGGAGTAGCTTTAATTTCAGCATCGCTACAGGAACGGTCATTGCCACAATCCTGCACCCGAGGGCACCAAGCACTACCATATCCTAAGCACTTTCGATTGTAGACTTCTTGGGCATTTTCAAAGCTGTATTTGAAGTCGTGGGTATTTTGAATAGAGATCTCCATGCACGCCAAACCCTGATCCTCGAGATTACAGCTGCTTGTCGATGGTAGCGTATAATCTTTGTACCAGTAGGCAAACCATTCTCCGCATGCTCCTAAGTAATCATATCTAAAAATAAATCTCATGGTGTGATTCTTTGGTCCGGTTAACATAAACTTCTTTGGAATAACCAGATGCTTATGTGGGGCTCGCCGAAAAGAAAAACCGTATTCCCAATTTATATTTGCTGGATGACTGAGCACAATGGGTGGCTGATAAAATCCTTCATTGGGGTAATCTTTTGCTGTGCTGAATTCATACACGGTGTAGCCATAAGGCGCAGAGGTGTCATCTCCTCCGATGACTTCGGTCACTTTGCTGTATTGCACTTGTGGCGTACTGTATGCAGATCCAAGGATGATACTGTCTTGTGCAGATTCAAACGTTCCAGGTTCACCAGTTGCAATGCCACTACTTTCAGAAGTCCCCACGCTATTGTATCCAGTTTTTTCTTCAAAGTTAATCAGGCTATTATTTGTAAAGTCTTCATAGAGATACTGCTTCGTTATACATTCTGATGCAGGAGAAAGGGATGATGGACAATTGCTTACCTCTTTCAATCGAATGCCACCGCCAAAATGAGTATCTTTTTGCTCACCGATTCCATAAAGTAGGTTTATTCCCATGCTATCGGCAAAAGCATTATTCACTTGCTTGTAGCGGTCACTTTCAAAGACAAAGATCGTTGCTCCACCGGTCGGCCAGGTGATGTTCTGCAACGACCATGCTTGGGGAATTGACATCGTTACGTTACTACCGTCTGCCTTTTGTTCCCATGCTTCGCTGTTATGATTCTGCTGATTATTCTTGTTGTAGTAAAAATATCCCCATCGGTCAAAGGCGTTAACATCCCATTGGGCATCTGGATAGAAGTAGGTAAAATTGTAAGGAGGAATTTTTTGCAGCAGACTTGGGCATGAGGCAGGTTTTCCTGCACCACATTGGGTTAGTTGTTTGAGTGTTAGTTTTCCTCTCTTCTGTGGGTTATCCGGAGTTCCGTTCATGAGGGAATAATCGTAGGTAAAGGAATAGGTGGTAAGCGCTATGTCTTGTTCAGTGTACTCTGTTTTTCCCGGCTGCTTACGGAAGAGGCTTACTCTTCGTAAACGTAGCTGGCTATTTCCATCGAGATCAAGACCATCTTCTCGGGGTTCGGTAAAGAACACCGCAATATGGCTAGGTGTTTCAATGGTTTTAAGGTATTGTACCGTATGGTAGGTCTCACTAAAACCTTGAGTGCCATCAGCCTGCTTGCGACATGATTCTCCGGTTCGTTCATCAGGAGAGGTAAAATGCAAGGGAAGAGACCAGTCTGTGTATGTAAAGGTAATGTTATTTTCCCCTTGTGGATCACGAATCGCTGTAAGACCCCAGGCAAGATAGTATGGCTTCAGGAGGGAAATCTCTGCATAATTGAAAATTTCATCAAAATGACATTCCTCATCCTGCAGAGGAAATTTTGTTGATCGGGAAAAAGAAACCCCCTCGCCAGAGAATGCAGCAGTTTTAGAACCAAGCGATCCGAGAACTGCTTTTTTTGTTCCCTCAAACTCGTAGATTGTGCCATCGGCTGTTGTCATGGAAAAAGAAACCATTAAGCCATTATCTTCTCCAGCAGATGCTCGGGCAAAAGAAATCTGGAGATTATCACTACATAAAGAGGCATCTGCACGACAGGCAGCATCGGTAGCTACATCGCTGAGATGACCATTTGCACGTTGTGCATGAAAAATAACTGAATCTGCACCTTGTGCAATGGATTTTCCATAGACGAGTTTTCCTTCATAGACTGGAGTATCTGCTATAAAAATATCAGGAAAATTAATATCGTGGATCTCTTCTGAAATAGGTGTGGGATTCTGCACTCCTGCATAACTTTTCAAGAATCCATCCACCGAACTCCAGTCAGGAGAAGAGGGAACATCAAGAACGCCGGTCTTGACATAGGTTACCGGACTCAACATGGTTGGGTTGCTTACGAGCGAATAACCTACCGTCATGGCACTTCCTACAGGACCACCTTTTGCAAACCCGAGTATTGCAGTTGTCGTTAAACTAAACAATGTTCCAAACCAGTCCATTTTGCTTTCACCATACTGGTAATAATCAGGACTGGTGAACTTGCTGTACCAATAGACATTATTACCATGCGTTGCACTATCATAGTCATCCGGGATAGCGCTTGTTGTTCTTTCAATACTTCCTGTGTCGAGTTTCCAACCAAGACCAACCCACGAGGCGTCTTGCATAACGCTTATCCCGGCATTATATTCAAGAATCACCGGAAAATCAAGGCCATTTCTTCCGGGAACAGTAACCAGTGGAATGCGAATGCCAACATCGCCAGTAGAAAGATCATACGTGATGTAATCATCATAAGGAGAAAAGGATGCTGGCTCTGGCTCAGTTATTGCAGCTGCTGGTGTTACCAACATAACTCCCAGCCAACAAAAGAATATCGGTAAAATGAATATTCGTAAGAATCTCTGGAAATACTTTTTTCTTAGATACTGCCTCTTATTGACACTCGTTATCTTTCCCCCTGACAACAAATGACCTCCCACCTCTTATCTAAACTGCGTCTAAAATGCGAGAGCTTACCATAATCCCCAACATACAACTTCTATATAAATATTCCGATCTCGTTTTTGTGTCTAGATGATCAGCGACGAGAAATATGAAACAACCTTGTGGTGACAATAAGAGAGATTCTAAACCTTCTGAGAAGGTAAGAAAGTTTAATAAAGAAGGATGATAAAACGGTGTTATGCATGCAGACGATCAATTTGTTGTGATTGATAAGGTAACGTGGGAATTAGCTATAACAAGGAACATGTCCTTTTGGCATCAATACATGTCATCTGAAGGAAATTTCCATCATCTCCATTATTTTGGTATTCATACAAGATTACGACAATTATTTCTAACAACGAATGGAACACGAACACACATATTTCACAATCCAGAGAATCTAAACAAATACAATCTTGCGTTAATCGAGTCCATTAATAGTGTAGAAAAAGTCCGATTATTGAAAAAAAGATACGAAGCAATAGCTCTACAGTTATTAACATCTTTAGATAAGTGCATCAAAGATGTAACTGTTGAACAATGGGATACATTTGTACAAAACTATCAGATCTTCTGCGCAGGTCTTTATGTTACTTCCGCCATAGGTCGTAGAGGAACAGAGATTTTGATGAAAAAATTAAATGAATTGGGCTATGCTGACAATCAAATACATCATTTAATTGCGACGGTTACTTATCCCGCAGAACACACATCATTGTTTCTATCTCAATATGATTTGATGAGAATCGCTGAAAAAATACAAGCGAAAAAAATAGACGATAGAGTGCTTGATAAGGAATTGGAAAAATGGCTTTTAGCTTATAGTCATATACCTGTTAATTTTTGTGAAGAACCATGGAATTTAGACGACGCAAGAGATCAATTAGCTCGCTTGTTAAAAAAGGATTGTAAAAAAGAGAGAGATTTAGCAATAAAAAATCACACCACAAAAGTCAAAGAATCCAAGACTTTGCTAAAAAAAATAAATAATCCAAGAGTAAGTGTATTAGCATATGCGCTTCAAGAAGGAACTTTCTTGAATGAATATAGAAAAAACAAAATAAGTAAAGCAAGCTATGAAGTACGGAAAATATTCAAAATAATAGCACAAAAAGCAAATT from Candidatus Woesearchaeota archaeon encodes the following:
- a CDS encoding peptide chain release factor aRF-1, encoding MSLTSQQQYELKKFIKELEKHKGRHTEFVSVYVPEGYDMNKIMNHLAQEQGTASNIKSSATRKNVTDALERMIQHLRVVGRTPLHGLAVFSGNVTEREGQQDFRVWSIEPPIPLKTRIYRCDKEFQLDLLREMLEAKELYAMVVMDRREGDLAYLKGKSIIPVASTKSNVPGKTRAGGQSSARFMRLREDAAKEFYKKIGRMMTEEFFKKENLKGILVGGPGPTKYDFVDGDFITNDLKKKIIAIKDLSYTGSFGLQELLERCEDVLAQEEVIEEKKLVGKFLLLLATKPGMVVYGEQETMQHVQNGTVDTLLLSEELDEQLMEKFEEEAKKLGTVVKIISTETREGIQLRDIGRIAAILRYEIHE
- a CDS encoding NAD+ synthase, with product MDEKKVYQNLIRNIRTYFNQHKHKKAVIGLSGGIDSSLSCKLVVDALGPENVTGLLMPEEGLTNVQNIRDAEKLCHLLKATHHIQPINPFLKAFTTVAWKSSPLALANTKSRIRAVLLYNYANSTNSLVIGTSNKSELMLGYFTKYGDGAVDLEVIGSLYKTEVIALATYLKLPPPIITKVPTAELFPGQIDKDDLKAEYAVIDKILQLIEEGKQTKAIIAVGFAQTLVEHVVGLIQKNKHKLVPPPTIMY
- a CDS encoding RHS repeat-associated core domain-containing protein, which encodes MRSNYQKRILTFFLLIIVLGFLLVMNVWAKKSPLLITQTTQLSKNSTNSSPQDRGIVVINIPEDNESLQDNTSPEKEPLPDTSIVQPITREIQYQDDQPEQESAKIDTQSNEYRQESVSKNTSTFYVIGSSLLAEIDQDNNYRYIHGDHLNSVSLRTDERGTVKTSIEYYPFGEVLREHSEASRLLYTGKEQDKDTGLYYYGQRYYLPSAGRFISVDVWEGQLTNPQTLNKYVYALNNPISFVDEQGLKPRHGATVNDHLHTSPTSGYTYYGEKPMFLTVYDAALLPLKYYNEYKATQRDFATLRATIENAYWQSRSFYPRPVLPADYYVTHTFDVPRDFVLKTLKQTQSGREFEHFRIFTNSRWEGKGGILSLDGQPVTPEEQALYLKLSTETNPPRTETIYRPIFQASFTEPDSSFTQDAPIDATSVMVPVKIEYEWIIKE